GCCAACTACCTGGCCAGCAACGGCGGCGCCTGGTCGGCGGACAGCCGTACCCTGCCGGCCGCCCTGGACATCGAGCACAACCCGTACGGGGCGATGTGTTACGGCAAGAGCCAGTCGGCGATGCGTACCTGGATCAACGACTTCCTGGCCACCTACCGGTCCCGGACCGGCCGGTACGCGGTCATCTACACCACGACGAGTTGGTGGACCAGCTGCACCGGCAACTGGACCGGGCCGTGGGGCAACCATCCGTTGTGGATCGCCCGCTGGGCGAGCGCTCCGGGGACCCTGCCGGCCGGCGCGCCGTACTGGTCGTTCTGGCAGTACACGGCCACCGGGCGAGTGTCCGGCGTCTCCGGTGACGTCGACCGTAACCACTGGAACGGAACCCGGGCCCGGCTGATCGCCCTGGCCAACAACACCTGACCCGACCCCCGGTCGGCACCGGATCGCACCGGCTGGGCAGCCGGTGCGATCCGGTGCCCACCAGCCCGGTGCGATCAGGTGCCCACCAGCCCGGTCACAACGGTGGGTCGGGGGGCACCGGATTGCGCCGCCCCCGCATCGACAGGTCGAAGGCGACGATCGCGACCAGCACCAGATTCGCGCCGCCGGCGACGACCAGCGGAGACGACCGGGCCAGG
The sequence above is a segment of the Solwaraspora sp. WMMD406 genome. Coding sequences within it:
- a CDS encoding GH25 family lysozyme yields the protein MTETFSTDLSGSRRTRWLRRLLASGTALAMTTAALVAGTTAPAQAATVAGIDVSHWQGTINWASVRNSGVEFAYIKATEGTSYRDPRFNTNYVGAYNAGVIRGAYHFALPDRSSGAVQANYLASNGGAWSADSRTLPAALDIEHNPYGAMCYGKSQSAMRTWINDFLATYRSRTGRYAVIYTTTSWWTSCTGNWTGPWGNHPLWIARWASAPGTLPAGAPYWSFWQYTATGRVSGVSGDVDRNHWNGTRARLIALANNT